The proteins below come from a single Gammaproteobacteria bacterium genomic window:
- a CDS encoding hypothetical protein (Evidence 5 : Unknown function), which translates to MDHVIAGMLDNLATWNTTPEKVQWLVIHAQLPSMFQFSEDKKKIDFNEIDIFKIFPNLQGIIAGDIHMPQDGELLEKGRRAYLGYCGSLGITDMTDANLEKSVLYCDGKNLYRLPFEQKRKYVKIRFRGDNYQEFEPTDYNIYKGLELKPIFSVDYDSDSEPYLTKLASLYSIGYVRPRQTIRVKTGGEEVVVNVRSEMKTEEKIEAALKASCTEDLEVYGILSEALYATDPRLTFDTFKKKSLI; encoded by the coding sequence TTGGATCATGTAATAGCTGGTATGTTGGATAACTTAGCTACTTGGAATACTACACCAGAGAAAGTGCAATGGCTGGTAATTCATGCTCAGCTACCTTCAATGTTCCAGTTTTCTGAAGATAAGAAGAAGATAGACTTTAATGAAATAGATATCTTTAAAATCTTCCCTAATCTCCAAGGTATTATAGCAGGTGATATTCATATGCCTCAAGATGGTGAACTACTTGAAAAAGGTAGACGAGCATATTTAGGGTATTGTGGAAGCTTAGGTATAACTGACATGACTGATGCTAATCTTGAGAAAAGCGTCTTATACTGTGATGGAAAGAATCTATATCGCCTACCTTTTGAGCAGAAAAGAAAGTACGTTAAGATTAGGTTTAGAGGAGACAATTATCAGGAGTTTGAACCTACTGACTATAATATCTATAAAGGACTAGAGCTTAAGCCTATCTTTTCTGTAGACTATGACTCTGATTCTGAGCCTTATCTAACTAAACTAGCCTCTCTTTATTCAATAGGTTATGTAAGACCTAGACAAACTATTAGGGTTAAGACTGGTGGAGAAGAAGTAGTAGTAAACGTTCGCTCTGAAATGAAAACAGAGGAGAAGATAGAAGCTGCGCTTAAAGCTAGCTGTACAGAAGACTTAGAAGTATATGGTATTCTTTCTGAAGCTTTATATGCAACTGATCCAAGACTAACCTTTGACACTTTTAAAAAGAAGTCATTGATATGA